TGGTAAAAATTGGCtattacataaataataaaaatttattaatatgtttttatcaATCTTCacaatatattttcaaaataatacaatcataattgcacatagttccaATATTTACTTAAAGCTCATATCTGGCTGTCTACTCTACTcatagccactaaattatttatatattgagttAAAGAACTCCCAATTAAGTTTCGCAAATTAAGTTCCTTTTgattattataattttgatttttttccttttcattagctAAGTTATAGTTTTTTGTTTTGATGAAATTACTTTTGACAAGAAAGAAATGTACAAACCAAATATGAGATAAAGATAAAGGGATTACAAGAAAGTGAAAGAAAGACATCACAACTCTCTTCTTAATATGTAGAAAttagaaatcatcaaaaagacATATGTATTCatttaaaaacttttttattAAGATTTTCTCAGGTGCAGGAAATATCACCTTCAGTTGCAGTTCTAATCAGACCTGACCTGAAAAACAATAATATGGAACTTTGTTATTTAGTTTAAGATATATTTCTCAATGTTGAAAGAACATATTGAGTGAAGAAAGTCAATTTATTACCTTGTTGAAAGGCCTTTGATTCTCCTCACTAACCTTGCTTTCAGCAATACAAATGAAACATAAACCCAATCCTTTGCACTATCCAAGTAACGATAATACGAATGCCTCCATGAACGCATGAAGAACACAACACTGCAAAACCCCCAGAAACCCACAACAAATCCAAGTCCCATGCAAATGTAAAACCATTTCATGAACTGATCATCAGAATCTTTTTCACCTCCTACTGCAGGTTTGCCAGGAGGTGGTTCCACCATTGAGCAATTCGGTGAAACAGGAGGACCACAAAGTCCTCTATTATGGGAAAATGAAGAAGGATCAAAGCCCTGTAGTTGAGTGCTGGTTGGAATTTTTCCAGACAAGTCATTGTAAGACAAGTCCAAGATACTTAGAAATGTTAATTCAGACAAGCTGGTTGGGATGTTTCCTGAAAACTTGTTTCTTGACAGGTCAAGCACCTCTAGATGTCTTAGATGCCCAACCTTTTGAAGAATTTTTCCTGTAAAAAAATTTCTTGACAGGTTCAATGCAACCAGTTCTTGAAGACTAATTAATTCTTCAGGAATCTCTCCTGTTAATTTGTTACACGAGAGATCAATGGCTAGTAGCAGTCCAAGTTGTGGATAGTTTTGCTTTGTTCCCTTCCATGTAATCAATGCCTCATCAACATACCTAACATCAATCAACGATCTCACATACGGTTGATCAAACAGGTGAAGCTCAAATATCCTTCTATCTAAGCTCACTTTTTTTGCCATGGAATTGAAATTTTTGAGGCACGGTGGTATGGAATCAGATATTTTATTTACAGAGAGGTCTAAGATTTGTAGATATTTCAATTCACAAAGTTGGTGAGGAATCCTTCCCCTGAACTGATTCCTTTGAAGGCTAAGAAAAACCAAAGATGAAAGCCGCTGCCCGAGCCACATAGGTATTTCTCCTGATAATTCATTATCACTCAAGTCCAGGAATTTTAACTCTGTACAATTCTGTAAATATAAAGGTAATTCTCCTGAGAATTTATTACCATGTAAACTTAGCATTTCAAGAGAAGTCAGAGATCCTAAGGAGCTTGGGAGTGAGCCTGAGAAACTACTATCACCCAAATTCAAAGCTGTTAAAGACCGGAAACTGTGAAAACAGTCAGGAACCACTCCAGAAAATTGATTATTTGAGAGATCAAGCAATGCCAAAGGGACTTTGTTAGTAATATTGCAAATTGGAGAGACTGAACCATTAAACTTGTTTCTGGAAAGGTTAATGGTCCCGAATCTCCCGATGGCACCAAAGTCTAAAGAAAAATGTGGCAATGGTCCTGAGAAATTATTAGAGCTTAGATCTAGATGGCTTATGTGGATAGATTTATTTGGAAAAGTACCACTGATCTGATTGAAAGACATATTTAAGTACCTTAATCCGTATAATGAGTCCCAAAACCAGTAGGGAAGAGAATCCGAAATTCCTAACGCAGAAATATCAAGGTATTCCAAACCCAGACGGAAGTC
The genomic region above belongs to Gossypium hirsutum isolate 1008001.06 chromosome D05, Gossypium_hirsutum_v2.1, whole genome shotgun sequence and contains:
- the LOC121217273 gene encoding receptor-like protein EIX2 is translated as MSSKSSHKLVLFFAISCLLLQEKFTEASVLCKESEKKALLEFKHSLQAMDSSGDDALFLWETEECCFWRGVECNILTGYVEILDFSLQSWVVAGTISPSLLKLHHLTSLNFNNNDFNGSLIPEVFGSLKKLKLLDLSNANFRGPIPSLLGNLSMLETLRLGEVDLSFTNLSNANDWSQVISHLPLLQKLSLRHRDLPSISSSSLSLANSSISLTYLDLSDNNLPSSAIYPWLFNVSSNLVSLNLSSNKLKGPIPEAFGNMKAIQELYLNDNLLVLAENQVRGDSGLNEIGKLPDFRVLDLGYNLLNGPISKSIGQLSNLHVLRLAGNFFDGDVISEAHLSNFTNLQVLDLSSTSLTLKFNTGWIPPFHLSQMMLCSCKLGPRFPDWLLANMDFRLGLEYLDISALGISDSLPYWFWDSLYGLRYLNMSFNQISGTFPNKSIHISHLDLSSNNFSGPLPHFSLDFGAIGRFGTINLSRNKFNGSVSPICNITNKVPLALLDLSNNQFSGVVPDCFHSFRSLTALNLGDSSFSGSLPSSLGSLTSLEMLSLHGNKFSGELPLYLQNCTELKFLDLSDNELSGEIPMWLGQRLSSLVFLSLQRNQFRGRIPHQLCELKYLQILDLSVNKISDSIPPCLKNFNSMAKKVSLDRRIFELHLFDQPYVRSLIDVRYVDEALITWKGTKQNYPQLGLLLAIDLSCNKLTGEIPEELISLQELVALNLSRNFFTGKILQKVGHLRHLEVLDLSRNKFSGNIPTSLSELTFLSILDLSYNDLSGKIPTSTQLQGFDPSSFSHNRGLCGPPVSPNCSMVEPPPGKPAVGGEKDSDDQFMKWFYICMGLGFVVGFWGFCSVVFFMRSWRHSYYRYLDSAKDWVYVSFVLLKARLVRRIKGLSTRSGLIRTATEGDISCT